Genomic window (Candidatus Cloacimonas sp.):
CATACAACTTGGTTAAGGTCTTGTATAATAATCTGAAGAACTTTCAAATAATCTAAAAGAGGTAAAGGTGAGCTTACTGGATAAATGTTATAAATTTACGGATGCCCGCAAAGTTATGGCTATGGGCTATTATCCATATTTCAGAGAAATAACTTCCGAGCAGGATACAGAAGTAATCTGCAACGGGAAAAAAATGTTGATGATGGGTTCCAACAGCTATTTGGGGCTAACAAATCATCCGCGCGTAAAAGAAGCAGCCATCAATGCCATCCAAAAATATGGCAGTGGTTGCGCTGGCAGTCGTTTTCTAAACGGGACTTTAGATATTCACATCGAGCTGGAAAACGAATTAGCAAAATTTGTCGGCAAAGAAGCTGCAATTTGTTATCCTACTGGTTATCAGGCAAATGTAGGTTGTATTTCAACTATGGTTGGTAAAAACGACTTTGTGATCACCGATAAATACGATCATGCATCTATTATAGACGGCGCCTTACTGGCAGAAGGGAAAATGCTTCGTTTTAAGCATAACGATATGGCTTCTTTAGAAAGGGTATTAAAAGAAATTAAAGGTAAAAATGCCCTTATTGTTGTAGATGGCATTTTTTCGATGGAAGGGGATATTGCCAATCTACCTGTAATTATAGAATTGGCAGAAAAATACAATGCCGAGGTTATGGTTGACGAAGCACATTCTTTAGGTGTTTTGGGAAATCAGGGCGCCGGATCTGTAAATCATTTTGGTTTAACTGATAAAACCGCTTTCATTATGGGCACTTTTAGTAAATCATTGGCTTCCGTTGGTGGTTTCATTGCTGCTGATGAAGCGCTTATTCACTATTTAAAACACAAATCCAGAGCTTTAATATTTTCCGCATCTCTTCCTCCTGCCTCCACTGCCAGCGTTTTGGAGGCGCTAAAAAT
Coding sequences:
- a CDS encoding pyridoxal phosphate-dependent aminotransferase family protein encodes the protein MSLLDKCYKFTDARKVMAMGYYPYFREITSEQDTEVICNGKKMLMMGSNSYLGLTNHPRVKEAAINAIQKYGSGCAGSRFLNGTLDIHIELENELAKFVGKEAAICYPTGYQANVGCISTMVGKNDFVITDKYDHASIIDGALLAEGKMLRFKHNDMASLERVLKEIKGKNALIVVDGIFSMEGDIANLPVIIELAEKYNAEVMVDEAHSLGVLGNQGAGSVNHFGLTDKTAFIMGTFSKSLASVGGFIAADEALIHYLKHKSRALIFSASLPPASTASVLEALKIMKEEPERIAKLWEITNYMLKEFKAMGYNTGDSCTPVVPLHIGNMTTTFTMWRRLGEEGVFINPVVPPAVPPNSCLIRTSFMATHTKDQLDMALEKFEIIGKELNII